The following coding sequences are from one Paenibacillus sp. FSL R5-0912 window:
- a CDS encoding LLM class flavin-dependent oxidoreductase: MEIGISTFLETTPDPVTGKAISHAERLREAVEEIVLADQVGLDVYGIGEHHRADYAGSAPAVVLAAAAATTKRIRLTSAVSVLSSDDPVRVYQDFATLDGLSNGRAEIMAGRGSFIESFPLFGYSLDDYDELFEENLELLLAIRASEKVTWRGGHRPAINNLAVYPRAVQDPLPVWVASGGNPESAVRAGTLGLPIAFAIIGGMPERFAPLVALYKEAAVRAGHNPDKLQIATHSHGFVGETNEQAAALFYPSTAAQMNVIGRERGWGGTYNRAAFDDARSLRGALYVGDAEYVAEKILLLRKNLGVTRFFLHVNVGTMPHREVLRAIELLGTKVAPIVHEELARTGG; this comes from the coding sequence ATGGAAATAGGAATAAGCACGTTTTTGGAGACTACGCCTGATCCGGTAACCGGCAAGGCCATTAGCCATGCGGAGAGACTGCGCGAAGCCGTAGAAGAAATTGTGCTCGCTGACCAGGTGGGCCTGGACGTATATGGCATAGGTGAGCATCACCGGGCCGATTATGCAGGCAGTGCTCCGGCTGTGGTTCTTGCCGCAGCGGCAGCTACGACCAAGCGAATCAGACTGACCAGCGCTGTCAGCGTCTTGTCTTCAGATGATCCGGTCCGGGTGTACCAGGATTTTGCCACTCTGGATGGACTTTCGAATGGCCGGGCAGAGATTATGGCGGGCCGTGGCTCATTCATTGAGTCCTTCCCGCTGTTTGGCTATAGCCTGGATGATTATGATGAATTGTTCGAGGAGAATCTGGAACTGCTGCTGGCGATCCGCGCTTCCGAGAAGGTCACCTGGCGCGGCGGCCATCGCCCGGCGATTAATAACCTTGCCGTCTATCCCCGCGCCGTCCAGGATCCGCTTCCCGTCTGGGTCGCCAGCGGCGGCAATCCTGAATCCGCCGTGCGGGCCGGAACGCTTGGTCTTCCGATCGCTTTCGCGATCATTGGCGGCATGCCGGAACGCTTTGCTCCTCTCGTCGCCTTATACAAGGAGGCGGCTGTCCGCGCCGGACATAATCCAGACAAGCTGCAGATTGCCACGCACTCCCACGGCTTCGTAGGTGAAACTAACGAACAGGCAGCCGCCTTGTTCTACCCGTCCACCGCAGCCCAGATGAATGTCATCGGACGCGAACGGGGCTGGGGCGGAACCTATAACCGTGCGGCCTTTGACGATGCCCGCAGCCTGCGCGGCGCACTCTATGTCGGCGACGCTGAATATGTAGCCGAGAAGATCCTCCTGCTGCGCAAGAATCTTGGCGTGACCCGCTTCTTCCTGCATGTGAATGTAGGCACCATGCCGCACCGCGAGGTGCTGCGCGCCATTGAGCTATTGGGCACCAAGGTTGCCCCTATCGTGCATGAGGAATTAGCCCGTACCGGGGGTTAA
- a CDS encoding carbohydrate ABC transporter permease codes for MRRNGVNYSKFGYIFTFPFVLAFLIFSLYPILYTAFIGFTDLQGLIPKPIHILDNPFQNFKDLILSNASFRKSLINTGILWIVNFVPQILLALLLTAWFTNQRLKIKGQGFFKVLLYMPNIITAGTIALLFSTLFGYPMGPVNSFFEMMGWSDAPIYFLQDKTTARGIVAFIQFWMWYGNTMIILIAGVMGINPALFESASIDGANGVQTFFKITLPSLRTILLFTLITSMVGGLTMFDIPQLFLAGGPDDSTLTTSMFIYGQAFKGSYLYNRAAAASMIMFLISGILSAFVFYLMRDRDAARLKKIEKMHRKSTKSSQKGGVAHGQ; via the coding sequence ATGCGCCGCAATGGTGTGAACTACTCTAAATTTGGCTATATTTTTACGTTTCCGTTTGTTTTGGCATTTCTGATCTTCTCGCTGTATCCTATTTTATACACCGCATTCATCGGGTTCACCGATTTGCAGGGATTAATACCAAAACCAATACATATTTTGGATAATCCTTTTCAGAATTTCAAAGATTTGATCCTTAGTAACGCCTCTTTCCGAAAATCTCTGATTAACACCGGGATACTCTGGATTGTCAACTTCGTTCCCCAAATTCTTCTTGCACTCTTGCTTACTGCATGGTTTACGAACCAGCGTCTCAAAATAAAAGGACAAGGTTTCTTCAAGGTTCTGCTGTATATGCCTAATATTATTACTGCGGGTACAATCGCCTTGCTTTTCAGTACTCTGTTTGGCTATCCAATGGGTCCAGTAAACAGTTTCTTTGAAATGATGGGTTGGTCCGACGCTCCGATCTACTTCCTTCAGGATAAGACGACAGCGCGGGGCATTGTGGCGTTCATCCAGTTCTGGATGTGGTACGGGAACACCATGATCATTCTGATCGCAGGTGTTATGGGTATCAATCCCGCGCTCTTCGAGTCTGCATCGATTGACGGTGCAAACGGAGTTCAGACGTTCTTCAAGATCACGCTGCCAAGTTTACGTACAATTCTACTATTCACACTGATTACATCGATGGTCGGTGGTTTGACCATGTTTGATATTCCACAGCTCTTCCTTGCGGGCGGACCGGATGACTCTACGCTTACCACGTCCATGTTCATTTATGGGCAAGCCTTTAAGGGAAGCTATTTGTACAATCGTGCTGCTGCTGCGAGCATGATTATGTTCTTGATTTCAGGGATATTGTCTGCATTTGTGTTCTATCTAATGCGTGACCGTGACGCGGCAAGACTTAAAAAAATCGAAAAAATGCATCGGAAATCCACCAAGAGCAGCCAAAAGGGGGGCGTAGCACATGGACAATAA
- a CDS encoding carbohydrate ABC transporter permease: MDNNQKGGNVTRKINKTIIYIVCICLAVLSVLPFWIMFVNATRSSAEIQSGISLFPSSHMMDNLKLLLEKSFDPIQGFINSFVISSSATLLTVYFSSLTAYGLVTYSWKLRGAFFTFILCVMMIPSQASAIGFYQFMYKIHWTNSFLPLILPAIAAPAVVFFMRQYLLATLSIEIVEAARVDGSSEFKTFNRIILPLMAPAVATQAIFAFVGNWNNLFMPLILLTQKEKYTMPIMVSLLRGDIYKTSFGSIYMGLALTALPLFVVYFLLSRYIIAGVALGGVKE; this comes from the coding sequence ATGGACAATAATCAAAAAGGCGGAAACGTCACCCGGAAGATAAACAAGACGATTATCTATATCGTCTGTATCTGTCTGGCGGTGCTCAGCGTCCTTCCGTTTTGGATCATGTTTGTAAACGCCACCCGTTCTTCAGCAGAAATTCAAAGCGGTATCTCATTGTTTCCTTCGTCCCATATGATGGACAATCTGAAGTTGCTGCTTGAAAAGAGCTTCGATCCGATTCAGGGGTTTATCAACTCATTTGTTATCTCTTCTTCAGCTACTCTCTTAACGGTCTATTTCTCCTCCCTGACGGCTTATGGTCTTGTGACTTATAGCTGGAAGCTGCGCGGGGCATTCTTTACCTTTATTTTGTGTGTAATGATGATTCCTTCCCAGGCCAGTGCCATCGGATTCTATCAGTTCATGTATAAAATTCATTGGACCAATAGCTTCCTTCCGCTGATTCTTCCGGCAATTGCCGCACCGGCGGTGGTATTCTTTATGCGCCAGTATCTGCTGGCCACGCTGTCGATAGAGATCGTTGAAGCTGCGCGGGTAGACGGCTCGAGTGAGTTCAAAACCTTTAACCGGATTATCCTGCCGCTGATGGCTCCGGCTGTGGCGACACAGGCGATCTTCGCCTTCGTGGGCAACTGGAACAACCTGTTCATGCCGCTCATCCTGCTTACCCAGAAAGAGAAGTATACGATGCCGATCATGGTCAGCTTGCTGCGCGGGGATATATACAAGACGTCGTTCGGCTCGATCTATATGGGGCTGGCGCTGACAGCTTTACCGCTGTTCGTAGTCTACTTCCTGTTGTCCCGTTACATTATCGCGGGCGTAGCGCTTGGCGGCGTCAAAGAATAA
- a CDS encoding alpha/beta fold hydrolase, with product MEQYMVYNAENNGQTLVVLPALGERKEIYAPLAAQMETVRIIAIDLPGHNREDRADADIGAFVQEIKDILDELQISEAHLVGNSIGAWICEAFYAEYPAYVKSLTLLDGGYYFLADREEDEGEITLPVIDSLEELEQAVDETILAMDKLAESERQVFKDYLMNNFYLQGDSYMHHSREQALNRLSKEVTATDYCLKQTADIPLILLLAEESMDEFSLEKMQLFKVAHPDADVKIIGNGYHFLPITNAADVAAAMHELLSPL from the coding sequence ATGGAACAGTATATGGTCTACAATGCGGAGAACAACGGTCAAACGCTAGTGGTGCTCCCGGCGCTGGGTGAACGAAAGGAAATATATGCTCCTCTGGCTGCACAAATGGAGACTGTTCGGATCATCGCCATTGACCTGCCGGGTCATAACCGTGAGGATCGGGCCGATGCTGATATTGGAGCTTTTGTGCAGGAGATTAAGGATATTTTGGATGAGTTACAGATTTCGGAAGCGCATCTCGTAGGCAATTCTATCGGCGCATGGATATGTGAGGCCTTTTATGCGGAGTATCCTGCTTATGTGAAGTCACTTACTTTGCTCGATGGCGGATATTATTTCCTTGCGGACAGGGAAGAGGATGAGGGGGAGATTACGTTACCTGTCATTGATAGTCTGGAGGAGCTTGAGCAGGCAGTGGATGAAACCATCCTGGCGATGGACAAGCTTGCTGAATCTGAACGACAAGTATTCAAGGACTATTTAATGAATAACTTCTACCTGCAGGGTGATTCCTATATGCACCATAGCCGTGAACAGGCCTTAAATCGTCTGAGCAAGGAAGTAACTGCCACCGATTATTGCCTGAAGCAAACGGCTGATATTCCTTTGATATTGCTGTTGGCAGAAGAGAGTATGGATGAATTTAGTCTGGAGAAAATGCAGCTTTTCAAGGTTGCCCACCCTGATGCGGATGTGAAAATAATCGGCAACGGCTATCACTTCCTGCCGATTACGAATGCGGCAGATGTGGCAGCGGCGATGCATGAATTGCTAAGTCCGCTGTAA
- a CDS encoding cysteine hydrolase family protein yields MKIGLLIIDLQEVHLGKVEQKVIDKACEYINYAAELLRSKDHTVIHVQDIEGMQPSEEAKFNIIPGIEIKETDLRVTKEYSNAFWKTDLEQIVLEQGIDLLILSGYAAEHCVLFTYNGALERGFKAVLLQNGILSSQSDVIPATYRDRSLISYPVIEALVQ; encoded by the coding sequence ATGAAAATCGGTTTGCTGATTATTGATCTGCAAGAGGTGCATTTGGGCAAGGTGGAACAGAAAGTAATCGATAAGGCCTGCGAGTATATTAACTATGCTGCAGAACTGCTGCGTTCCAAAGATCATACCGTGATTCATGTTCAGGACATTGAGGGTATGCAGCCTTCAGAGGAAGCGAAGTTCAATATCATTCCCGGAATCGAAATTAAGGAGACAGATCTTAGAGTGACGAAGGAATATTCGAATGCTTTTTGGAAGACGGACCTGGAGCAGATTGTGCTGGAGCAGGGCATTGATCTGCTGATTCTCTCGGGATATGCCGCTGAGCACTGCGTACTGTTCACCTATAACGGGGCTCTGGAGAGAGGCTTCAAAGCCGTACTCCTGCAAAATGGAATTCTAAGCTCACAAAGTGATGTGATTCCTGCAACCTATAGAGACCGGAGTCTGATTTCTTATCCAGTGATTGAGGCGCTGGTGCAGTAA
- a CDS encoding ABC transporter substrate-binding protein has protein sequence MKSMKRVLAGISTLVLMSSALAACGGNNNSSSSGANATTAPAANTATEATTAPAAGSGEKVTINLWSFTDEIPNMTKKYMELHPEANVEFKTTIVATTDGAYQPALDQALAAGGKDAPDIYATEGAFVLKYTQGDASTFAANYADLGLTDQMVKDAGIAQYSVDIGSKDGQLKGLGYQATGGAFIYRRSLAKDVFGTDDPATIKNEIGPGWDKFFSAAEKLKAKGYAAVSGDGDLWHAVENSSDKGWIVDGKLHIDPKREEFLDLSKKLKDNDYYNDTTDWQEAWFADMNGTGAKPVFGFFGPAWLINYTLSEHAVETKGDWAVTESPTGFFWGGTWLIANKDVVKDEAKKQAVADFIKWVTLDTSETGLQYSWANGTMKAGEQGAKDSVASSVVMDKSKGDLELVGGQNIFDIFVPANANASGKNLTAFDETINKLWRDQVREYTAGNKDRAKAIETFKQQVKDQLNIDSE, from the coding sequence ATGAAAAGTATGAAGCGTGTTCTAGCGGGGATCTCTACACTGGTTTTGATGTCATCTGCTCTGGCAGCGTGTGGAGGCAATAATAATTCAAGCTCATCCGGCGCAAACGCAACAACTGCTCCAGCAGCTAATACTGCTACAGAGGCTACAACTGCTCCAGCAGCAGGATCTGGTGAGAAAGTTACTATCAATCTCTGGAGCTTCACGGACGAGATTCCAAACATGACCAAGAAGTACATGGAGCTACATCCTGAAGCGAATGTGGAATTCAAAACTACGATTGTTGCAACTACAGATGGAGCCTATCAGCCTGCTCTTGACCAGGCGCTGGCCGCTGGCGGAAAAGATGCACCAGATATTTACGCTACTGAAGGGGCATTCGTACTCAAATATACACAAGGCGATGCATCCACTTTTGCCGCCAATTATGCTGACCTGGGCCTTACTGATCAAATGGTTAAGGACGCAGGTATCGCTCAATATTCTGTTGATATCGGCAGCAAAGACGGCCAGCTGAAAGGTCTTGGCTATCAGGCGACAGGCGGAGCCTTTATCTATCGCCGCTCGCTTGCCAAGGATGTATTTGGAACAGATGACCCGGCTACGATCAAGAATGAAATTGGTCCAGGCTGGGATAAGTTCTTCAGTGCAGCAGAAAAGCTGAAAGCTAAAGGATATGCCGCAGTTTCTGGAGATGGGGATCTCTGGCACGCGGTCGAGAACAGTTCTGATAAAGGCTGGATTGTCGATGGCAAGCTGCATATTGATCCGAAGCGCGAAGAGTTCCTCGATCTTTCCAAGAAGCTGAAAGACAACGACTATTACAACGATACGACAGACTGGCAAGAAGCCTGGTTCGCTGATATGAACGGTACTGGTGCAAAACCGGTCTTCGGCTTCTTCGGTCCTGCGTGGCTCATTAACTATACGTTAAGCGAACATGCAGTAGAAACAAAGGGTGACTGGGCAGTTACTGAATCACCAACAGGCTTCTTCTGGGGAGGCACTTGGTTGATCGCTAACAAAGATGTAGTCAAGGACGAAGCCAAAAAACAAGCCGTTGCCGACTTTATCAAGTGGGTAACACTCGACACCTCTGAAACCGGACTCCAGTACTCCTGGGCTAACGGAACAATGAAAGCTGGCGAGCAAGGTGCGAAGGACAGTGTTGCTTCCTCCGTTGTTATGGATAAATCTAAAGGTGATTTGGAATTGGTTGGCGGACAGAACATTTTCGATATCTTTGTTCCAGCTAATGCCAACGCTTCCGGTAAGAACTTGACTGCATTCGACGAAACGATCAACAAGCTCTGGCGTGATCAAGTACGCGAATATACTGCAGGCAACAAAGACCGTGCTAAAGCGATCGAAACCTTCAAACAGCAAGTCAAAGATCAACTGAATATCGATAGCGAATAA